The window GGTATCGTGTATATCGCCGCAATCGCCATAGCCCTCTTCGTAAACTCTGATCCAACAGGCGTCTCACAGGTTCTGATTGCAGCCCTTCTGATCGTACTTTTCGAGCTTGGATTGCTTATAACACGATTTATGTAGTGTTAAAAAGAAAAAAAAGTAAGTCGCTTCATCTACTTTAGCACAAGCGGTGTTATCACAATCTTTGCCATCAACACCATGGCACCGAGCATACCGATGTGATGAATTATTCTTGTAGCCTCGCCACCGCCCATCGCTCCAAGAATCTGTGCATCTATTGCGACCGAGAGACAGATGAACGTCAGTCCCAGATAGAGCAGTGTGTTGTGCTTTGTCTTATCGTATGCGAGAAAACTTGCACCCACAACAACAATGCAGACCGCAAGCTCAAGCGCGCTCGACCACAGTTCCCACGCTGGTGTCTCCTCTTCTGCAGCAGATGCCACACCAGCGAGTAAGACCAGTGTTAGAAGCAACACCAGCAGCATGTTTCGCATTTTAATTATCTCACCTCCTTTTCT of the Candidatus Syntrophoarchaeum caldarius genome contains:
- a CDS encoding membrane protein yields the protein MLLVLLLTLVLLAGVASAAEEETPAWELWSSALELAVCIVVVGASFLAYDKTKHNTLLYLGLTFICLSVAIDAQILGAMGGGEATRIIHHIGMLGAMVLMAKIVITPLVLK